A segment of the Salmo trutta chromosome 3, fSalTru1.1, whole genome shotgun sequence genome:
CATTCTGTTTTACTGAAGAAATTATCATGAGTAGACCTGGGATATACAGCCTGTTTATGGTTTCAGAATTATCTCagcgacagaactcaggccatcagGATAGATGGGGTTAAATCTgaattatcttagtgacagagcTCAGGCCATCTGGATAGATGGGGGTTAAATCTGAATTATCTCAGTGACAGAGCTCAGGCCATCTGGATAGATGGGGGTTAAATCTGAATTATCTCAGTGACAGAGCTCAGGCCATCTGGATAGATGGGGGTTAAATCTGAATTATCTTagcgacagaactcaggccatctgGATAGATGGGGGTTAAATCTGAATTATCTCAGTGACAGAGCTCAGGCCATCTGGATAGATGGGGGTTAAATCTGAATTATCTCAGTGACAGAGCTCAGGCCATCTGGATAGATGGGGTTGAATCTGAATGTCTTGAGATTCAAAAAGGTTTTCCTCAAGGTTTGATTTTGGGTCCATTATTATTCACTTTGTATATTAATGACATAAGAAACACTGTTAATACTTGTAACATTCCTCTCTATGACACAGTTTTGTATTCCTGTAACACCTCGGTGCAGCAGGCCATTCAGGAACTTCAACATGACTTTGATTCAATTCAGAAATCACTTACAGATCTTAAATTAGTATTAAATCCCAAGTAAAACCAAGCTCATGCTGTTCTTTAGTTCATAAAATGTTGACCCTGAGGACCTGCATATCTGCGCTAGAAATGGAGCCCAAATTGAGTTTGTTTCTCAATATCAGTACCTGGGTGTCTGGAttgatgacaagttgtcctttgTAACTCATATAGAAAATTTGACTTAGAAGCTAAGATCCaagatagttttttttatattgaaATAAATCATGCCTTAGTATTAAAAACAGGAGAAAGATTGTTCAAACAACGCTTCTCCCTGTATTGGATTTTGGTGATCTTTTTTTTTACAGGCAACCTCTGTTTTTAAAACCCTTGGACGCAGTCTACCAATCCGCAATACGTTTTATCACGGGACAATTTTAGGACTCATTATGTATTATGTATAAAATGTGTGATGGACCTCTCTGTCTGTAAGAGCGCCGCATTctcttttatttacaaagcaatCTGACAAACTCTCTCTATATGTAACTTTATTAATTAAGTTAAGAATCACAAGTTaccaaacccgttcacaggaATGGATAACACTGGAGATCCGTTCCAGATTTGGGAAAAACtgcgttgttttttttttttaccctaatttgtggaacaatctgcaGAGTTCACTGCAGTTAGATGTGCTGGTGACACTCAGGCAGTTTAAATGATTGATTTAGGACCTCTATGTAGTTGAATGTGATTGCTTTTATTCATGTTTATTGTGTGCTGAATTATATTTTATACACATGTTTTTATTGTAATGTGTACAGGGCTCTcttgtaaatagattttttttttatctcaatctgtttaaaggttaaataaaaaacaaacactgTGGATTTATTTTTAGAGGTCCTGTGTTAATCTGTTGGTCGGACGGTGGTCACTTCATAGAGCGACACAGATGTACGCTAATATAATTTGGATAAGAGTTGTGTAATGATTAAATAATAAGTGTGGTGTTTTTATGCCCTTTTTTAAAATTTGTTTTGGCTAACAAAGTGACGTTAATTAGAAGATGGAGGTTATTGAGATCCGTCGTAGTTAATACCTACATATTTACTATATTCTGCTCTTGTGATGGTATCTGGTAGGCTATGCTTTATTCACACAAAGCATTATGCTTGGCTTCTAAAGGTGTCTTGCTCATGCTTCTCATCCAAAACAGTTCGTAAAGGTTTTTTGCTTTTAGTAGTATGTCGAAATGTTGACTTTTTGGGGTTAGGTCTGTATGAAGGTTAGGTCTGTATGAAGGGTTAGGTCTGTATGAGGGGTTAGGTCTGTATGAAGGGTTAGGTCTGTATGAAGGTTAGGTCTGTATGAGGGTTAGGTCTGTATGAAGGTTGGGTCTGTATGAGGGGTTAGGTCTGTATGAAGGGTTAGGTCTGTATGAAGGTTAGGTCTATATGAAGGTTGGGTCTGTATGAGGGGTTAGGTCTGTATGAGCGGCTAGGTCTGTATGAAGGTTGGGTCTGTATGAAGGTTGGGTCTGTATGAAGGTTGGGTCTGTATGAAGGTTGGGTCTGTATGAGGGGTTAGGTCTGTATGAAGGTTAGGTCTGTATGAAGGGTTAGGTCTGTATGAGGGTTAGGTCTGTATGAGGGTTAGGTCTGTATGAAGGGTTAGGTCTGTATGAGGGTTAGGTCTGTATGAAGGGTTAGGTCTGTATTGAGGGTTAGGTCTGTATGAAGGTTAGGTCTGTATGAGGGTTAGGTCTGTATGAGGGTTTGGTCTGTATGAAGGTTAGGTCTGTATGAAGGTTAGGTCTGTATGAAGGGTTAGGTCTGTATGAAGGGTTAGGTCTGTATGAAGGTTAGGTCTGTATGAAGGGTTAGGTCTGTATGAGGGTTAGGTCTGTATGAGGGTTGGGTCTGTATGAAGGTTAGGTCTGTATGAAGGTTGGGTCTGTATGAAGGTTAGGTCTGTATGAGGGTTAGGTCTGTATGAGGGTTGGGTCTGTATGAGGGTTGGGTCTGTATGAAGGTTAGGTCTGTATGAGGGTTAGGTCTGTATGAGGGTTGGGTCTGTATGAGGGTTGGGTCTGTATGAAGGTTAGGTCTGTATGAGGGTTAGGTCTGTATGAAGGTTAGGTCTGTATGAAGGTTGGGTCTGTATGAGGGTTGGGTCTGTATGAAGGTTAGGTCTGTATGAGGGGTACTGATGGGTTTCCTCAGAATGTCAGCAACAGCAGTATTGGCAGGGCTGGCTTTATAGGCAAATGCACTATAAATCAAATGCACTATAATCAAATTCCCCCTCTCCCCATGGAAATTAAATGGCCCCAACATCAAATTCCCCCTCCCCCCATGGAAATCAAATGACCCCCCATCAAATTCCCCCTCCCCCCATGGAAATCAAATGGCCCCCCATCAAATTCCCCCTCCCCCCATGGAAATCAAATGGCCCTCCATCAAATTCCCCCTCCCCCCATGGAAATCAAATGGCCCCCCATCAAATTCCCCCTCCCCCTATGGAAATGAAATGACCCCCCATCAAATTCCCCCTCCCCCAATGGAAATCAAATGGCCCCCCATCAAATTCCCCCTCCCCCAATGGAAATCAAATGGCCCCCCATCAAATTCCCCCTCCCCCCATGGAAATCAAATGACCCCCCCATCAAATTCCCCCTCCCCCTATGGAAATCAAATGACCCCCCATCAAATTCCCCCTCCCCCAATGGAAATCAAAtggccccccctccccccaatgcATACAAAGAGCCCAAACCCTATGGTTTCTAGGTCAAGGTAGTGTATCCTATGGTTCCTAGTCCAAGGTAGTGTACCCTATGGTTCCTAGGTCAAGGTAGTGTATCCTATGGTTCCTAGGTCAAGGTAGTATATCCTATGGTTCCTGGGTCAAGGTAGTGTACCCTATGGTTTCTAGGTCAAGGTAGTGTACCCTATGGTTCCTAGGTCAAGGTAGTGTATCCTATGGTTTCTAGTCCAAGGTAGTGTATCCTATGGTTCCTAGGTCAAGGTAGTGTATCCTATGGTTCCTAGGTCAAGGTAGTGTATCCTATGGTTCCTAGGTCAAGGTAGTGTATCCTATGGTTCCTAGTCCAAGGTAGTGTATCCTATGGTTCCTGGGTCAAGGTAGTGTATCCTATGGTTCCTAGGTCAAGGTAGTGTACCCTATGGTTCCTAGGTCAAGGTAGTGTAtcctatagagaatagggtaccatttgagccAGACTGTTAAAGTGCATCCAGGGTTATTATTCTTCGACATGTAGAAACAAATGAAACATGACATCTTCAttcaaacatgtttttacttgGTCAAATGTTAAATAACATCCTTTTCCCCAAGATAGCGTCAGTACTACAACACACACGTTCAATAATTGCATGTCAAATATTTCCTCTTATTCTTCAGAGTCTGAAATGTACAAACATTTTCAATAATAGTTGTTGTATTTAATGGGACGTAAATCCTTCTATCCCACATAGAGACCAGGACCAGAAGGTTTTCTAAAAGAGTTTTTAAGACGTCGTGGTTCGTCATCTATTATGAAACCCATTTGTCCTTCATTGATCATGTTTTACAAACGTAACATTCAAAGTTTATTTGTGTGTCCTACAAATGTCAATCCCCCCCCAGTGAGTCAAAGCTCTGCCATCCTCCAGgtcaccggggggggggggggcaggatggCCTCGGGTCTGTGGGACacatctgtgtcccaaatggcaccctattccctatatagtgatcTACTTTGGACCGTCTCAGGCCtcggtcaaaggtagtgcactatatagggaatagagtgccatttgggacagaacccTAAGAATGCCTTTCAAGCAACATAAGACCCTCGGCAGGAACCTAAGACATCGTCACAGCAACCTAAGCCCCTCTCAGATCTTCAGATCGTCTATTCTGGTCTTGTTGTTGCCGTGTTTAGCAGCGCTGCGTCCAGCCCGGGCTAGTGATGGGGAACCTGGCTCCGATCCCCCCCACGTTTCTCCTCCGCCCTTCTTCCCTTTCAAGTCCCCCTCCTCTTCCGGCTGCCTGCTGCCACTCCTCTCCACCGCCATGTTGTCCTTGTTCTGCTTGTAGGCTGCCTTATTGTGGTAGGGCTGGTAGGTGGAGTCAGTCTCCTCAGATAGAGGGGACATGTTATAGCTGGGGACAGGAGGGTATGCTGACTGGACCTGCTTGGCTGGTTGGAGTTGGGGGTATGCTGGCTGGCCTCCGTGGTAATGGTCGTAGCTGGGAGCGTAAGGTACAGCCTCGTCCACCTCGCTGGGCTCCTTGGAGACAGAGTCTGAGCTCAGATCCTCTCGGTTGTACTTGATGCCCTGACGACACTTAGTGGACCCCAGGTGGTACATCTCTATCAGGTTGAGGAACAGAGACAAACTGGCCACTACTAGCATGAAGATGATAAAGATGGTTTTCTCTGTGGGACGGGAGATGTAGCAGTTGACCGTGTTGGGGCAAGGCGAGCGATCACAGGTGTACATGGGCTGCAGCTGGAAGCCATAGAGCAGGTACTGCATGACGATGAAGCCCACCTCGAACAGCGTCTTGAAGATGACGTTAAACACGTAGGTTCTCAGTAGTTCCCCCTTCAGTCGAACCCTACCCCTGTCGTCCCTCACCGGGGCCTTACAGGCCTTGGTTTCCAGCAAAGGTGGTTTATCCCCGGCCCGCTCTgcgtccttctctctctgcttctgttTTTCTTCCATCCTCACCAGGTGTAATATATGACCCAGGTAAATGAGGGTGGGCGTGGAGACAAATATGATCTGGAGGACCCAGAAGCGCACGTGAGAGATGGGGAAGGTGATGTCATAACAGACGTTCTCACATCCAGGCTGCTTGGTGTCACAGGTGAACCCTGACTGCTCGTCTCCCCACACCTACCAGGAACACAATGGAAATAACAAGTTgcatttaacattttttttttttattattatattttagtGTGTTTATTGTTGTACTCCAATGACTGAAGCAACTATAAACATATTTTTAAAGGTGTCAAATAACTTGTTATTATTCACCTTCTCTGCTGCGGCGCTCAGGACCAGGATCCTAAAGATGAAGAGGACGGTGAGCCAGACCTTTCCCACTACGGTGCTGTGTTCCTGGGCTTTCTCCAACAACTTCCCCAACAGATTCCAGTCTCCCATGGTAGAAGCAGATTACTGTGGCTGTAGGGAGGGACAgcgaaggggaagagagagggactaGTTAAAACATAGACAGCAGGTTCCAGTCCCCCCAAGGAAGTGACAGATCAGAGCCCTGGCTGTAGGGCGAGAAAATGACTAGCTAACCACAGATCGCATATGTGGCTGGACAGAGAGACTAGACTAGTTAATgtgtctggaggagagagactatgttattttatttcacctttatttaatcaggtaggctagttgagaacaagtcctttatttaatcaggtaggctagttgagaacaagtcctttatttaatcaggtaggccagttgagaacaagtcctttatttaatcaggtaggctagttgagaacaagttctcatttacaactgcgacctggccaagataaagcaaagcagttcgacacatacaacaacacagagttacacatggagtaaacaaacatacagtcaataatacagtagaacaaaagaaaacaaaaagtctacatacagtgaCTATAAATTAGGTAAAATcagggaattaaggcaataaataggccatggtggcgaagtaattacaatatggcaattaaacaccggaatggtagatgtgcaaaagatgtatgtgcaagtagagatactggggtgcaaaaggagcaaaataaataaatacagtatggggatgaggtagatagatgggctgtaaacagatgggctatgaacaggtgcagtgatctgagctgctctgacagctggtgcttaaagctagtgagggagatgggaatctccagcttcagtgatttttgcagttcgttccagtcagtggcagcagagaactggaaggaaaggcgaccaaatgaggaattggctttgggggtgaccagagagatttacctgctggagcgcgtgctacgagtaggtgctgctatggtgaccagtgagctgagataaggcggggctttacctagcagggtcttgtagataacctgtagccagtgggtttggtgacgagtatgaagcgagggccagccaacgagagagtataggtcgcaatggtgggtagtgtattgggctttggtgacaaaacggatggcactgtgatagactgcatccagtttgttgagtagagtgttggaggctattttatagatgacatcaccgaagtagaggatcggtaggatggtcagttttacgagggtatgtttggcagcatgagtgaaggatgctttgatgtgaaataggaagccgattctagatttaattttggattggagatgcttaatgtgagcctggaaggagagtttacagtctagccagacacccaggtatttgtagttatccacgtattctaagtcagagttgtccagagtagtgatgctggatgggcgggcaggtgcggccAATGATCgtttgaatagcatgcatttagctttacttgcatttaagagcagttggaggccacggaaggagagttgtatggcgttgaagcttgtctggaggttagttaacacagtgtccaaagaagggccagatgtatacagaatggtgttgtctgcgtagaggtggatcagagaatcaccagcagcaagagcgacatcattgatgtatacagagaagagagttggcccgagaattgaaccctgtggcacccccatagagactgccagaggcccggacaacaggccctccgatttgagacactgaactctatcagagaagtagttggtgaaccaggtgaggcaatcatttgagaaaccaaggctgttgagtctgccaataagaatgtggtgattgacagagtcgaaagccttggccaggtcgatgaatacagctgcacagtaatgtctcttatcgatggcggttatgatatcgttaaggACATTAAGCAtgtctgaggtgcacccatgaccggcattctgaaaccagattgcatagcggagaaggtgcggtgggattcgaaatggtcggtaatctgtttgttgacttggcttttgaagaccttagaaaggcagggtagcatagatataggtctgtagcagtttgggtcaacagtgtccccccctttgaagagggggatgaccgcagctgctttccaatctttgggaatctcagacgacacgaaagagatgttgaacaggctagtaatagggattgcaacaatttcggcagatgattttagaaagaaagggtccagattgtctagcccggctgatttgtaggggtccagattttgcagttctttcagaacatcagctgactggatttgggagaaggagaaatggggaaggcttgggcgagtagctgtggggggtgcagtgctgttgaccgcggtaggggtagcctggtggaaagcatggccagccgtagaaaaatgcttattgaaattctctattatagtggatttatcggaggtgacagtttcctatcctcagtgcagtgggcagctgggaggaggtgttcttattctccatggactttacagtttcCCAAAagttttttgagtttgtgttgcaggaagcaaatttctgcttgaaaaagctagccttggcttttctaactgcctgtgtatattggtttctatcttccctgaaaagttgcatatcacgggggctgttcgatgctaatgcagaacgccacaggatgtttttgtgttggttaagggcagtcaggtctggagagaaccaagggctatatctgttcctggttctacatttcttgaatggggcatgcttatttaagatggagaggaaagcatttaaaataaataaccaggcatcctctactgatgggatgaggtcaatatccttccaggatacccgggccaggtcgattagaaaggcttgctcgctgaagtgtttctgggagcgtttgacagtgatgagtggaggtcgtttgaccacagacccattacggatgcaggcaatgaggcagtgatcgctgagatcttggttgaaaacagcaaaggtgtatttagagggcaagttggttaggatgatatctatgagggtgcccgtgtttatggctttggggtggtacctggtaggttcattgataatgtcgtgtctttggctatgccggattaagtgatatgacatgctatttctataaaatcctttctctgtaattaatattacctgattgagctaatcatgtaaatgtaattaactagaaagtcggggcaccacgaaagagtgtttatagagctgttatcttccgaataaactctgaaagacctagtaatattttacatcaatagcagtcaatattaatcatcaccttatttcagtctcaacTGAAAGTTGTACATttttggttatcttcacgaaccctggctaacaagttgaatcagcaatacaaaattgggtttaattatttatttactaaatacctaactaatcacacagaattacatatatacagaataccaatgatgtcatacagaaaacgtccctggtggacggaacctgtatgacggTTTGTTACataaagagagggggttgggcttgaatgaaagagcgggaagactgaggaacaaagggagaagctgtgctatcgtaaatacagtgtcttatgcattctaaattaccgcccatttggaaaaggaaaatgcaataaatatttactctgagcttcggtaggttggtcgtagatgctgaccgtgttggccaacagagatcttcttgtccttggaagaatgtctctggtggtaaattggatacgttgtagtatcttcgttgtgtgttagactggatacgtcgtccgtcctttcccagctcacgtttacagctgctgttgctaactcaacggctaggaggtctcacgtctttagtgaataagagttcaaagttcataccattgacaaccaaagctcacgctgaggttggcttagttctgtagttgacatgttagtcctttttaacgtatggaccgtcgtcctatcgtcctcggaacagaaggttacattttcgtcaagggcttatatagtggagggagagaagggtgtgtttcatagtttataacccatgtctcttcacaggggcgggccactgattgagcagggctctaaccttatgaaaacacaattctctcatttggaagctaaaattacatttaatcttatcacaaatagtttcatttaaattgcatttaaattgaacaacaattccatgtgaatctgataactagaatgtgtagactttcccaggtacagtttatgtcgtcctgtcatcagtcataatgtctcagatgacaaccgaacagaCATCCTATTCATTAAGTAcaaacgcatattttcaactggttctattaccgaaatatggtttctttccccccacttgtttgatgttcccagactctctatgtttaacaaaggctattcaagagtccttcagtagagtcaagagagagggaagggagaaaggtatttatgggggggtcataaaccttacccacaggccaacatcatgacaataatttgtgtgagattgagggcatcaagcttagattgtaggatggctggggtgttaagcatgtcccagtttaggtcacctagcagcacgagctctgaagatagatggggggaaatcagttcacatacagtgaggggaaaaaagtatttgatcccctgctaattttgttccgtttgcccactgacaaagaaaggatcagtctataatttcaatggtaggtttatttgaacagtgagagacagaataacaacataaaattccagaaaaatgcatgtcaagaatgttataaattgatttgcattttaatgagggaaataagtatttgaccccttctcaatcagaaagatttctggctcccaggtgtcttttatacaggtaacgagctgagattaggagcacactcttaaagggagtgctcctaatctcaccttgttACCTGTAGAAAAgaaacctgtccacagaagcaatcaatcaatcagattccaaactctccaccatggccaagaccaaagagctctccaaggatgtcagggacaagattgtagacctacacaaggctggaatgggctacaagaccatcaccaagcagcttggtgagaaggtgacaacagttggtgcgattattcgcaaatggaagaaacacaaaagaactgtcaatctccctcggcctggggctccatgcaagatctcacctcatggagttgcaatgatcatgagaacggtgaggaatcagcccagaactacacaggaggatcttgtcaatgatctcaaggcagctgggaccatagtcaccaagaaagcaATTGGTAAcgcactacgctgtgaaggactgaaatcctgcagtgcctgcaaggtccccctgctcaagaaagcacatatacatgcccgtctgaagtttgccaatgaacatctgaatgattcagaggacaactgggtgaaagtgtagtggtcagatgagaccaaattggagctctttggcatcaactcaactcgccgtgtttggaggaggaggaatgctgcctatgaccccaagaacaccatctccaccgtcaaacatggaggtggaaacattatgctttgggggtgtttttttgctaaggggacaggacaacttcaccgcatcaaagggacgatggacagggccatgtactgtcaaatcttgggtgagaacctccttccctcagccagggcattgaaaatgggtcgtggatgggtattccagcatgacaatgacccaaaacacacggctaaggcaacaaaggagtggctcaagaagaagcacattaaggtcctggagtggcctagccagtctccagaccttaatcccatagaaaatctgtggagggagctgaaggttcgagttgccaaacgtcagcctcgaaaccttaatgacttggagaagatctgcaaagaggagtgggacaaaatccctcctgagatgtgtgcaaacctggtggccaactacaagaaacgtctgacctctgtgattgccaacaaggatttttgccaccaagtactaagtcatgttttgcagaagggtcaaatacttatttccctcattaaaatgcaaatcaatttataacatttttgacatgcgtttttctggattttttgttgttattctgtctctcactgttcaaataaacctactattaaaattatagatggatcatttctttgtcagtgggcaaacgtacaaaatcaacaggggatcaaatacttttttccccctcactgtatggtgtccagagcacagctgggggcagagggtggccTATAGCtggtggcaacggtgagagacttgtttttagagaggtggatttttaaaagtagtgtTGAGTGTCCTGTCCCTGGCTTTCAATAGACTGACTCACAACAGGAGGACCaagctgctctctctgtgtgtgtgtgtgtgtgtgtgtgtgtgtgtgtgtgtgtgtgtgtgtgtgtgtgtgtgtgtgtgtgtgtgtgtgtgtgtgtgtgcgcgtgtgtcttCACACCTCTGACTACAGGGCAGGTAGTGACACTGAAAGGTTTATATTACATATAGGATCGGGTATATTTGGAGTGTGGACAGGGGGACAGCAGGTTGCAGCCAGGGATAGTATAGAGAGAGGCCTGCGTGTGTCTAGAGACTAAAGCCAGTCTAACAGTCGTTACAGACTGTAGGAAATAGACCGTGTTTAGTTATAACTAGAGACTAAAGCCAGTCGTTACAGACTGTAGGAAATAGACAGTGTTTAGTTATAACTAGAGACTAAAGCCAGTCTAACAGTCGTTCCAGACAGCTACTGGATATGATCCATGACTGAGTTTGGACTGTAATCAACAGGTCTAACAGTGGAATCAGTTTTCTGGAATACAACAATAACACTAATGACCGTATCCTCTTCTGGAATACAACAATAACACCAATGACCGTATCCTCTTCTGGAATACAACAATAACACTAATGACCATATCCTCTTCTGGAATACAACAATAACACCAATGACCGTATCCTCTTCTGGAATACAACAATAACACTAATGACCGTATCCTCTTCTGGAATACAACAATAACACCAATGACCGTATCCTCTTCTGGAATACAACAATAACACTAATGACCATATCCTCTTCTGGAATACAACAATAACACCAATGACCATACCTGCATATTACTTTTCAATACTGGGGTTCATTCAGAGTTCTCAACTCTTTACAACACTGTATTCATTTACATCTTATAAAAGTTACTCATTGGAGTAACAATTCCCCTCTTGAATAATGAGAATTACTAGAAGataaaatatatgtttcagaATGATTCACAATATATTTCAAACTGATTTTCATATTTGGTATACGGGAGGACTCTTACCATGATGTATGTTGTGTTTCTGTGTTACTGGGCCAAGTCCCCACCTTTTACCTTTCTGGGTTACTGGGCCAAGTCCCTCCCTTTCTGGGTTACTGGGCCAAGTCCCCACCTTTCTGTGTTACTGGGCCAAGTCCCCACCTTTCTGTGTTACTGGGCCAAGTCCCCACCTTTCTGGGTTACTGGGCCAAGTCCCCACCTTTCTGGGTTACTGGGCCAAGTCCCCACCTTTCTGTGTTACTGGGCCAAGTCCCCACCTTTCTGGGTTACTGGGCCAAGTCCCCACCTTTCTGGGTTA
Coding sequences within it:
- the LOC115166257 gene encoding gap junction alpha-3 protein; the protein is MGDWNLLGKLLEKAQEHSTVVGKVWLTVLFIFRILVLSAAAEKVWGDEQSGFTCDTKQPGCENVCYDITFPISHVRFWVLQIIFVSTPTLIYLGHILHLVRMEEKQKQREKDAERAGDKPPLLETKACKAPVRDDRGRVRLKGELLRTYVFNVIFKTLFEVGFIVMQYLLYGFQLQPMYTCDRSPCPNTVNCYISRPTEKTIFIIFMLVVASLSLFLNLIEMYHLGSTKCRQGIKYNREDLSSDSVSKEPSEVDEAVPYAPSYDHYHGGQPAYPQLQPAKQVQSAYPPVPSYNMSPLSEETDSTYQPYHNKAAYKQNKDNMAVERSGSRQPEEEGDLKGKKGGGETWGGSEPGSPSLARAGRSAAKHGNNKTRIDDLKI